The following nucleotide sequence is from Deinococcus betulae.
TTCGCCTGACCCCCAGCGAGCACGCGGGCGCCAGCGCCGATGGCATTTTCCGGCTGGACATCACGCCGTACTTTGCGTCCCTGATGGACCCGGAAGACCCCACCTGCCCGGTGCGGCGCCAGGTCATTCCCACGCACCACGAACTTGAGCCCTTCACGGCGATGATGGAAGACAGCCTGGCCGAGGACAAACACAGCCCCGTGCCCGGCCTGGTGCACCGCTACCCCGACCGTGTGCTGATGCTGGTCACGACACAGTGCGCGTCCTACTGCCGCTACTGCACCCGCAGCCGCATTGTGGGCGACCCCACCGAGACCTTTAACCCCGCCGAATACGAGCAGCAGCTGAACTACCTGCGCAACACGCCCCAGGTGCGCGACGTGCTGCTCTCGGGCGGCGACCCCCTGACCCTGGCGCCCAAAGTCCTGGGTCGCCTGCTGGCCGAGCTGCGCAAGATTGAGCACATCGAGATCATCCGCATCGGCACGCGCGTGCCCGTGTTTATGCCCATGCGCGTCACGCAGGAACTGTGCGATGTTCTCAGCGAGAACCACCCAGTCTGGATGAACATCCACGTCAACCACCCCCGCGAAATCACGCCGGAAGTGGCTGAGGCCTGTGACCGCCTGACCCGCGCCGGCGTGCCGCTGGGCAACCAGAGCGTGCTGCTGCGCGGCGTGAACGACCACCCGGTCATCATGCAGAAGCTGGTGCGCGAGCTGGTCAAGATTCGCGTGCGGCCCTATTACATCTACCAGTGCGACCTTGTGCACGGCGCTGGCCACCTGCGCACCACCGTCAGCAAGGGCCTGGAAATCATGGAGAGCCTGCGCGGCCACACGTCCGGCTACAGCGTGCCGACCTACGTTGTGGACGCCCCTGGCGGCGGCGGCAAGATTCCGGTGGCGCCTAACTACGTGCTGTCTCACAGCCCCGAGAAGCTGATTCTGCGCAACTTTGAAGGCTACATCGCCGCCTACAGCGAACCGACTGATTACACCGGCCCCGACATGGTGGTGCCCGACGATTGGCAGCGCAAGGAGCCCGGCCAGAGCGGCATCTTCGGTCTGATGGAAGGCGAGCGCATTTCCATTGAACCCAAGGAATTCAGCGAGAGCCGCAACCGGCCCGGCGCCACCAAGCACCGCCTGAACAGCCGCGAAGACAAGTGGGTCGCGCACGGCGTGGGCGCCGCTGTGACCGATACCGCCCCCGACGGCATGGTGCAGGCGCCGCAGCCGGTCGAAGGTGAAGCGCAGGCCGTCAGCGGCGACTGAAAAGAGATAAGCGTATGGGTGCCTTCGATGTCCTGATCGTTCCTCGAAAGTGTGAAGGTTGCCAAACCTTTGTTCAGAGCCGCTGCCAGTTCAAGTATGGGACGCCCTGGCAAAGAGAATTTTCATTCGGCGATGAATTGACGTGGGAAAGCAAACCCATACGCTGGAACGGTCAGCCCATGACTGGCCTGATTTCTGTAGACGCTGAAATTGAGCCATGCCCCGTCTGTGAATTTGAATATGAATTCAGCATCGTCTACATCGATGACGGCAGATTTATCGGAGCTGGTCGAAATGGCGAAAGATTTCGATTTAAGAGTGATGAATACGCCACCGCAGTATTGAACTGTTTGCACGACGAATCCACATCTATA
It contains:
- a CDS encoding KamA family radical SAM protein, whose translation is MPIHPQATVRSQQMLPRNHRAPKWADVPDAQWYDWKWQLKNRINSVAELEEVIRLTPSEHAGASADGIFRLDITPYFASLMDPEDPTCPVRRQVIPTHHELEPFTAMMEDSLAEDKHSPVPGLVHRYPDRVLMLVTTQCASYCRYCTRSRIVGDPTETFNPAEYEQQLNYLRNTPQVRDVLLSGGDPLTLAPKVLGRLLAELRKIEHIEIIRIGTRVPVFMPMRVTQELCDVLSENHPVWMNIHVNHPREITPEVAEACDRLTRAGVPLGNQSVLLRGVNDHPVIMQKLVRELVKIRVRPYYIYQCDLVHGAGHLRTTVSKGLEIMESLRGHTSGYSVPTYVVDAPGGGGKIPVAPNYVLSHSPEKLILRNFEGYIAAYSEPTDYTGPDMVVPDDWQRKEPGQSGIFGLMEGERISIEPKEFSESRNRPGATKHRLNSREDKWVAHGVGAAVTDTAPDGMVQAPQPVEGEAQAVSGD